A single region of the Brassica rapa cultivar Chiifu-401-42 chromosome A03, CAAS_Brap_v3.01, whole genome shotgun sequence genome encodes:
- the LOC103860132 gene encoding uncharacterized protein LOC103860132, producing MLSELQSLFTKIRNWSFEKRRMIGLLCVLSIGVLGISPGSRIPLDQAKRVLDIEAFDRYPWGRVGFSSLVNSVKIVSYEGRNKYTLRGCVHALLIWVYESIPGIGHEYGNHIEGNQVPLLSWYGSRGRINWDEFYKKEKSLHLKVRVRHLIVKQEAEIYPQWPEDKVDDDLHNLITDILHGELDDTYWNLNSRTAPVPNKEKRKLVSEEQECMKKKSQKRGHPLMLADPALTQVEMIHSNLA from the exons ATGCTTTCTGAGTTGCAGTCGTTGTTCACTAAAATTAGGAATTGGTCGTTTGAGAAGAGAAGAATGATTGGTTTACTATGTGTCTTGTCTATTGGAGTACTTGGCATCTCTCCAGGCAGTAGAATTCCTTTGGATCAAGCAAAGAGAGTCCTAGACATAGAAGCATTTGACAGATACCCTTGGGGGCGTGTGGGATTTTCTAGCCTGGTAAATTCAGTGAAAATTGTTTCATATGAAGGAAGGAACAAGTATACACTTCGCGGATGCGTACACGCTCTCCTCATCTGGGTGTATGAGTCGATACCTGGTATTGGGCATGAATATGGGAATCATATTGAGGGTAACCAAGTTCCTCTTCTCTCCTGGTATGGATCTCGTGGTCGTATAAACTGGGATGAGTTTTATAAAAAGGAGAAAAGTCTCCATCTGAAG GTACGAGTCAGACATCTCATTGTCAAGCAAGAAGCTGAGATATACCCTCAATGGCCAGAGGACAAGGTTGATGATGATCTTCACAACTTGATCACAGACATTCTACATGGTGAGCTCGATGATACGTATTGGAACTTGAACTCGCGTACTGCACCAGTACCAAACAAAGAGAAAAGGAAATTGGTGAGTGAAGAACAAGAgtgtatgaaaaaaaaaagccaaaagAGAGGACATCCACT CATGCTTGCGGATCCAGCCTTAACTCAAGTCGAGATGATACATTCCAACTTGGCCTAA
- the LOC103859246 gene encoding U11/U12 small nuclear ribonucleoprotein 25 kDa protein, with protein MDSGDIVGTGDYDVETKREKLKSLLSQLLADPILADVPKNPTLSDVVTLVSLEKGSAMRLSIVKLDGSSLDVAVMNSATLKDLKLLIKKKVNEMEQANMGHRHISWKHVWSNFCLSWNNEKLLDDDAVLQDVGIRNNSQIAFVPYVTKKGPGRHSKRKKHRLFRSLHKTC; from the exons ATGGACAGCGGCGATATTGTCGGAACCGGAGATTACGACGTTGAGACGAAGCGAGAGAAGCTGAAATCGTTGCTCTCTCAACTACTCGCCGATCCGATTCTAGCCGACGTTCCCAAGAATCCAACACTCTCAGATGTCGTCACTCTCGTCAGTCTTGAAAAGGGAAGCGCTATGCGTCTCTCCATCGTCAAACTCGACGGCTCCTCTTTGG ATGTGGCGGTTATGAATTCAGCTACTTTGAAGGATCTGAAGCTTTTGATCAAGAAGAAAGTTAATGAGATGGAGCAAGCAAACATGGGTCATCGCCACATCTCTTG GAAGCATGTGTGGTCAAACTTCTGTCTTTCGTGGAATAACGAGAAGTTGCTTGACGATGACGCTGTTCTTCAGGATGTCGGAATCCGGAACAACTCTCAG ATCGCCTTTGTTCCGTATGTGACGAAGAAGGGTCCGGGAAGACACTCAAAGAGGAAGAAGCATCGTCTCTTTCGTTCACTCCACAAGACTTGTTAG
- the LOC117132601 gene encoding uncharacterized protein LOC117132601, producing MEAMNTLTAKVGSMDTIIVEKVLTAVDASVDEKVNARIGEAELVFTQKISTLQEEIAQLREQMQATVPKNDAHYNVNHEDEVNSNDPSWMVQDKASSQMDAAIQCVVRKKAKKSEVKLTSPILLDTGGEKVVGTTKVKKPARGLKNVKKEKVEVPQLRDSGGTWSDSEDKQKYGNLDATLDQLVAVLDGPLQKRKTQLTKTQVYPYVGNSTVKRIIKGDVSKACYDPLAKVDETKFRKLLDYLRSLE from the exons ATGGAAGCAATGAACACATTGACTGCAAAGGTTGGAAGTATGGACACAATCATTGTTGAGAAGGTGTTGACTGCAGTAGACGCATCTGTAGATGAAAAAGTAAATGCAAGGATTGGTGAAGCCGAGCTGGTATTTACACAGAAAATCTCCACTTTACAAGAAGAGATTGCTCAACTTAGAGAGCAAATGCAAGCTACTGTCCCTAAAAATGATGCACATTACAATGTGAACCATGAAGATGAAGTCAACAGCAACGACCCG TCATGGATGGTCCAAGACAAAGCCTCATCACAAATGGATGCGGCAATACAATGTGTGGTTAGAAAGAAAGCCAAAAAATCCGAGGTCAAGCTAACATCTCCAATTCTACTTGACACTGGTGGTGAGAAGGTTGTTGGAacaacaaaagtaaaaaaaccAGCTAGAGGATTGAAAAATGTAAAGAAGGAGAAGGTTGAAGTTCCACAACTTAGGGATTCTGGTGGAACATGGTCTGATTCAGAAGACAAGCAAAAATATGGTAATCTAGATGCCACATTAGACCAGTTGGTGGCAGTCTTGGATGGACCTTTGCAAAAACGCAAGACACAGCTGACAAAGACCCAAGTGTATCCATATGTAGGTAACTCAACTGTCAAAAGGATCATAAAAGGTGATGTCTCTAAAGCCTGCTATGATCCCTTAGCTAAAGTTGATGAGACAAAATTTAGGAAGCTACTGGATTATTTGCGAAGTCTTGAGTAA